The following nucleotide sequence is from Salvia splendens isolate huo1 chromosome 2, SspV2, whole genome shotgun sequence.
TACTGTGTAGTACAGATTAGACCTATTGCCTATATCTGCTGTGTGATGTTTTGTGACTGACTTATGTCATATAATTGCATAGGCTGCTCTATATGTCTGCTTAAGTTGGATTTGCCTCTTTGCTGCCCCTCTAGAATTGTACTATATATCTGTTCAGTTGTCTCATTAAGAGTGGCACATAGGTTGGTTAGTCCATGACTAATTTTTCCACATTCGTGGCAGATGTCAGCTTTGAAGTCAGCAAACAAAGAGCGTAAGGGGATGATGAAGACTGTGAAAATCCAAGACATAGATGTTTGTATCTTCAGTTATCTCATGTTTTTTTCTAGGGATATGTTGTTGATAATGATATTGAATTAACCAGTGGATTTTGTGCATACAGAGCTTACAAGATGAGATGATGGATCTTATGGATGTGAGCAATGAAATCCAAGAGTCTCTTGGTAGAAGCTATAATGTACCTGATGATATCGATGAGGATGATCTGATGGGTGGTAAGAATTAGATTCACTTGGAACTAACTGTGTTTATTCAACTGATTTACCAGTCAAAATAATGATCCACCAGCATTAGGAACTgactttcttactttactcttaaATGTTCATATTACACTTCGGTTCAGCTAGTATAGATATCATTAGCTATTTTTAGTACTTCCATTATTCCATACACTACTCTTGTTGAGACTTGAGATCCTTTTATCTCGTCACGCAGAGCTCGATGCGCTGGAAGCAGACATGGGATTTGAAACTGAGAGTGATGGAGTACCTTCTTATCTTCAACCTGATAAGGATTCTGATCTAGATTCAGAACTAAACTTGCCGTCAGCACCAAGTGGATATGCTCCAAATCCAGCAGGCAGATCAAATATGCAGGTAATTTACTCCTTGTAGGCCAAAGAGTTAAAAGGCCTTCTAtaattttatggagtactatagtACCACTGGAACACTAATGCAAAACTTGAAATCTCTTTTAGACATGCATTACATGTAATATTCTACAATGATCTAGAATAAATGATTGTACTAagtttgttttcctttcttggGTGCTGTAGTTTTATTTTGGAGATAGGGTTTTGTTGTTCATAGTTTTACTATGTTTGTAATAGTGATGATTGGAAGTTCTTTGAACTGAGGAGTAACTCTTTAGTACtccatttattaaaatttgttcaCAATATTCATCTGGAGATGAGGAAGAATGATTTTTATGAGCAGAGATGCTATTAATGAACGATTGCAGAATCTTGTGCAGAtcattttgtgaatttttaCTTCCTTATATGTTTGTATGTATATTAATCATGCTAGTTAAAACTGTTACTGCTCATCTGTAGATTTGCATTTTGAACTGTGGTGAAAATTACAGCTTCCCCGTGGATTTGTTTCTATTCATGTATTTGTGGTGCTTGTTCTGCCTAACTGTCTGATATAATGCTTTGATGTTGACAGGGTGAGGATGAACTTGGTTTACCTGCTGTCCCTCGGGCTACCCTCCGAGGTTAAGACGGAGTAACAGTGCAATCCATGGACCTAGTAAACAAATGAATATTATGGAAAAAGTTTAATGTAAACAATTCTATAGTCTGTGATATCTTCTTGTATCTCCGACCAGGTAAAAAGTAGTCGAGCGTCGGGTGCATACGATGTTGATAGCCATGTGATTCTTTATCCTCCTTATGGTGCTTGAACCCGAACCCAAAGTTGGATTTTGTATAGATTCTCTACATCTCTTGTTGGTCTCTCTGATTAGCAGATTGTTCTGGGCTTCGTACGACTCATTTGCTTGTTCTAAATTTTAAACCTTGACATAGCGCATGATTTGGGGTTATGTTTTTGAAGGGATAATCATCTTATCCATTTTAAGTTTTCAAGGTTTTACCAAAATGAGTTATAAACTTATCCATAGGCTCAAGTAACATTCCTGTCCCTTAAAATACCACCCATTTTTAGTGAAAACATCTAATGGATATTTGTACAGTTATCAACACATTTTTTAACCGAACACTCGCTTTGTATAATGCCCACTTAAATATAATGGTAACACAGGATATTGTCCAGATTTGGCTGCAGATAGATACACCATAATAAGGAGCCTAGAATGCATCTGTTAATTCTGTTTGTCGACACAAATTGAAAGATAACCTTATGCATATAATGATAATAGATGTAGGGTATTAGAAAAGTGACAAGATTCCAGAGGGTGCAAATATCGACACCGTATTCTTTGCTAACCATCAAAACTAGTCCTACCCAAAATCGTAAATGAGTCGAAAACCAAAGTGATGAGCTTCGCCCATGAGGATGAAGAAGACACCCTGGTTTTTTTAGTTTAGGTTAAGTTTTTGTATATCTAACATGTCCCAGATGGCACTATCAACGGAGTGTGGCCTGCTGTGGAACTTGTTGGTATCGGTGGAAACGGCTAAACCAGTTCTCAACCTCTCTACTTCTATCCTTAGACTTATGTATTCATCTGCAAAAACCAGAAACGCaatgttaataaaatatatatgcatttaaCTGAAATGATAGAAGAACATGGCATGATGGACCACAAAGAATCACATACTAATGCTTCTCCATGGATCAACAAATTCTTAATCATTGCGTTGCAAACCTAAAGCTCCAAAATAATCAAAGTTTTTGGTGTACAGCTCTATCAAATCTCTTAACCTTGTTTAAGAATTTAGGTGAAAGCAAGACTCGACTACACTTGAATGCATCAATATCGAAT
It contains:
- the LOC121765219 gene encoding vacuolar protein sorting-associated protein 60.1-like; its protein translation is MRRVFGVKKDKEPPPSVQDASDRINKRGENVDEKIQKLDAELVRYKEQIKKTRPGPAQEAVKARAMRVLKQKKMYEGQRDMLYNQTFNLDQVSFAAEGIKDAQQTMSALKSANKERKGMMKTVKIQDIDSLQDEMMDLMDVSNEIQESLGRSYNVPDDIDEDDLMGELDALEADMGFETESDGVPSYLQPDKDSDLDSELNLPSAPSGYAPNPAGRSNMQGEDELGLPAVPRATLRG